Proteins co-encoded in one Meiothermus sp. genomic window:
- the udk gene encoding uridine kinase, translated as MIGFVSRAFVIGIAGGTGSGKTTVTEAVMKAVGPEHVALLPMDNYYKDNAHLPFEERLKQSYDHPDAFDLELYLTHIRQIVAGQPVAVPVYSFREYTRSRETILVKPAPVVVLEGIMLLVDATLRAQMNLKVFVDADADVRFIRRLQRDIAERGRTAESVIEQYLEQVRPMHLSFVEPSKRYADVIIPHGGHNQEALAMLTARVRSLVQDRKVGQGG; from the coding sequence ATGATTGGCTTTGTGAGTCGGGCTTTTGTGATTGGAATTGCCGGTGGAACCGGTAGCGGAAAAACCACCGTAACCGAGGCGGTGATGAAAGCGGTAGGGCCGGAGCACGTGGCCTTATTGCCGATGGACAACTACTACAAAGACAACGCGCATCTGCCTTTTGAGGAGCGCCTTAAACAAAGCTACGACCACCCCGATGCCTTCGACCTCGAGCTCTACCTTACGCACATCCGTCAGATTGTGGCGGGCCAGCCGGTGGCGGTTCCGGTCTACTCGTTCAGGGAGTACACGCGCTCCCGCGAAACCATACTGGTAAAGCCGGCCCCGGTGGTGGTGCTCGAGGGCATCATGCTGCTGGTGGACGCTACCCTTCGGGCCCAGATGAACCTCAAGGTTTTCGTGGACGCCGATGCCGATGTGCGCTTCATCCGGCGTTTGCAGCGCGATATTGCCGAGCGCGGGCGCACCGCCGAGAGCGTAATCGAGCAGTACCTAGAACAGGTTCGTCCCATGCATCTGTCCTTTGTGGAACCGTCCAAACGCTATGCCGATGTAATCATTCCCCACGGGGGGCATAACCAGGAAGCCCTGGCCATGCTCACCGCGCGGGTGCGCAGCCTGGTGCAGGACAGGAAAGTGGGGCAGGGAGGGTGA
- the csaB gene encoding polysaccharide pyruvyl transferase CsaB produces MRVGVSGYYGFQNAGDEAILEAIVQEVRARGHQAVVFSNNPAETAQRYGVEAVKRTHPLEVWKALGQIDLLLSGGGGLLQDKTSGLSLWYYLTVMGLARRRGKAVYVFNQSLGPLSKRGEGRVRRALRGVPCYFRDEGSLEYGRSLDLEVHLGADPALLLPVPPVEREPNMVVLVPKYGTEEANANLHKLADRLRVEGLEVVVLALQPGFDEPVLEKFSSFTRELAWDPRRVSYLLAQAGYVISVRLHGAILAAAAGTPFAGIAYDPKVAGFCRDAGAVYVDMPGDPDLLASAVLTQRQPNWAAIEAMKARARSSFDQVLSGRPQGRMQRSR; encoded by the coding sequence ATGCGCGTCGGGGTTAGCGGCTATTACGGCTTTCAGAATGCGGGCGACGAGGCCATCCTCGAGGCCATCGTGCAAGAGGTGCGGGCCCGTGGGCACCAGGCTGTGGTGTTTTCCAACAACCCCGCCGAAACCGCGCAGCGCTATGGGGTGGAAGCCGTCAAACGCACCCATCCCCTCGAGGTCTGGAAGGCCCTGGGCCAGATCGACCTGCTTTTATCGGGCGGCGGGGGTCTGTTGCAGGACAAAACCTCTGGCCTGAGCCTGTGGTACTACCTGACCGTGATGGGCCTGGCCCGGCGGCGGGGCAAAGCGGTGTACGTGTTCAACCAGTCCCTGGGCCCCCTGAGTAAGCGCGGTGAAGGACGGGTGCGGCGGGCCTTGCGCGGGGTGCCCTGTTACTTTCGCGATGAGGGCTCGCTCGAGTACGGGCGTAGCCTGGATCTGGAGGTGCACCTGGGGGCCGACCCGGCCCTGCTGCTCCCGGTGCCTCCGGTGGAGCGGGAGCCCAACATGGTGGTGCTGGTGCCCAAGTACGGCACCGAGGAGGCCAACGCCAACCTGCACAAGCTGGCCGACCGGCTGCGGGTGGAGGGCCTCGAGGTGGTGGTTCTGGCCCTGCAACCGGGCTTCGACGAACCGGTGCTGGAAAAGTTCAGCAGCTTCACCCGCGAGCTGGCCTGGGACCCGCGCCGGGTGAGCTACCTGCTGGCCCAGGCTGGCTACGTGATCTCGGTGCGCCTGCACGGGGCCATCCTGGCGGCGGCGGCCGGAACACCCTTTGCCGGCATCGCCTACGACCCCAAGGTGGCCGGCTTCTGCCGCGACGCCGGGGCCGTGTACGTAGATATGCCCGGCGACCCCGATCTGCTGGCCTCGGCGGTGCTCACCCAGCGCCAGCCCAACTGGGCTGCCATCGAGGCCATGAAGGCCCGTGCCCGTAGCAGCTTCGACCAGGTTCTGTCGGGCCGCCCCCAGGGGCGGATGCAGCGCTCGAGGTAG
- a CDS encoding toprim domain-containing protein: MLRHQKYSTPEPDVLLERLSNVRLTGRDSWTATCPAHGTGRNRALSVTVEDEKLLLHCFAGCPAEAVLAAVGLAWPDLYGRAGLRHRAKYTRTTTTPEFSGLNTEKWGRWWDAAKPHHPLLGRYLQARGLSITPPPTLWLALWGEQPVMLARVEGLQGLVGMHLTFLKPDGSGRLEKKLAAGSKPLGAAIRLYPFEAGKPLALAEGIETALAVHQAAGWAVWACVSAGGLAAVELPAGAREVVIAADHDKAGLEAAHALARRLLSEGRKVRLATPPREGQDWLDVVGGVA, from the coding sequence GTGTTGCGCCACCAAAAGTATAGCACCCCCGAGCCGGATGTTCTGCTGGAGCGGCTCAGCAACGTTCGCCTTACCGGGCGCGATAGCTGGACTGCAACCTGCCCGGCTCACGGGACAGGCAGGAACCGAGCTCTCTCGGTCACCGTCGAGGACGAAAAGCTGCTGCTCCACTGCTTCGCCGGCTGCCCGGCTGAGGCGGTTTTGGCGGCTGTGGGTTTGGCCTGGCCTGATCTGTATGGGCGGGCTGGCCTGAGACATCGGGCCAAGTACACGAGAACCACTACAACCCCTGAGTTTAGCGGGCTAAACACCGAAAAATGGGGGCGTTGGTGGGATGCTGCCAAGCCTCACCACCCCTTGCTGGGCCGCTACCTGCAAGCCCGAGGATTGAGCATCACCCCACCCCCGACCCTGTGGCTGGCCCTCTGGGGTGAACAGCCGGTGATGTTGGCCCGGGTGGAAGGGCTGCAAGGTCTGGTGGGGATGCACCTAACTTTCCTGAAGCCGGACGGTTCGGGACGCCTTGAGAAAAAGCTAGCCGCCGGGAGTAAACCGCTGGGCGCGGCTATTAGGCTCTACCCCTTCGAGGCCGGTAAACCCCTGGCCCTAGCTGAGGGTATCGAGACCGCCCTGGCTGTCCACCAGGCCGCCGGCTGGGCGGTGTGGGCCTGTGTGAGCGCCGGTGGGCTGGCGGCTGTGGAGCTACCGGCTGGGGCCCGCGAGGTGGTGATAGCGGCTGACCACGACAAGGCCGGGCTCGAGGCTGCCCATGCTTTAGCCCGCCGCTTGCTCTCGGAAGGCCGCAAGGTGCGGCTAGCTACTCCACCCCGTGAGGGGCAGGACTGGCTCGACGTGGTGGGGGGTGTGGCATGA
- a CDS encoding YfjI family protein: MSEPIKLLHEAPEVEPKQAWPEPLPLYRDPEAPEAFPLEALGSLAPVVRETLRIVQAPDALVAASYLAATSLVVQGLANVVVDGRVYPLSLYFLTVAESGERKTAVDTIATAPLRERQKTLHLTQQDEATAWEGRYTLWEAERKAIITRKNTSRAERETALEQLGPPPSKPWSGIMLTSEPTYEGLVKLLADGWPSVGLVSNEGGSFLGGHALSQDHRLRTLSGLSELWDGQAIDRVRAGDGATLLYNRRAALHLMAQPVVARSLLADPLAQGQGFLARMLVTEPSSTAGGRWYVSESVLDTPEYQAYAARLTRAFEIVEQVVLNDPEARKQGLSLKNIPLTPEAKKLWTNFYNHVERNLNGELLQIRAFASKLAEHALRLAGVLALFENPEATSIGKDAMEQGVALAEFYGAESFRLVGGYRIPRPLALAAEVLNWLLEHCKAKNRRVFHLAEVYRLGPPAVRSARAAREVIRILEEHGYLAHRPNIEVDGKPRKDAWEVNPHALPQV, from the coding sequence ATGAGCGAGCCCATCAAGCTGCTGCACGAGGCCCCCGAGGTCGAACCCAAGCAAGCCTGGCCCGAGCCGCTGCCCCTTTACCGCGACCCCGAGGCCCCCGAGGCCTTCCCCCTGGAGGCCCTGGGTAGCCTTGCCCCCGTGGTGCGTGAGACTTTGCGCATTGTGCAGGCGCCGGATGCCCTGGTAGCCGCTTCCTACCTGGCCGCCACAAGCCTGGTCGTGCAGGGCCTGGCAAACGTCGTGGTGGATGGGCGGGTGTACCCCCTGAGCCTCTACTTCCTCACCGTTGCAGAGAGCGGGGAGCGCAAGACCGCCGTAGACACCATAGCCACCGCGCCCTTGCGTGAACGACAGAAAACCCTGCACCTGACCCAGCAGGATGAGGCCACCGCCTGGGAGGGCCGGTACACCCTCTGGGAGGCCGAGCGCAAAGCCATCATCACCAGGAAAAACACCAGCCGCGCGGAGCGTGAGACCGCCTTAGAACAGCTTGGCCCGCCACCGTCTAAGCCCTGGAGCGGCATCATGCTTACCAGCGAGCCCACCTACGAGGGCCTGGTCAAACTGCTGGCCGACGGCTGGCCCTCCGTGGGGCTTGTCTCTAACGAGGGTGGCAGTTTCCTGGGGGGGCATGCCCTCAGTCAAGATCACCGGTTACGTACTCTTTCGGGGCTGAGTGAGCTCTGGGACGGTCAGGCGATTGACCGCGTGCGAGCCGGGGATGGGGCAACACTGCTCTACAACCGCCGGGCCGCTTTGCACCTGATGGCCCAGCCGGTGGTAGCCCGCAGCCTGCTGGCCGACCCGCTGGCCCAAGGTCAGGGCTTCCTGGCCCGGATGCTCGTTACGGAGCCCTCGAGTACCGCCGGAGGGCGCTGGTACGTGTCGGAGTCGGTTCTGGACACCCCCGAGTACCAGGCCTATGCCGCCCGGCTTACGCGGGCTTTCGAAATCGTGGAGCAGGTAGTACTTAACGACCCGGAGGCCCGCAAGCAAGGGCTAAGCCTGAAAAACATCCCTCTGACCCCCGAGGCCAAGAAGTTGTGGACTAACTTTTACAACCACGTCGAACGCAATCTGAATGGCGAGCTCTTGCAGATTCGCGCCTTCGCAAGCAAGTTAGCCGAGCACGCCCTGAGGCTGGCCGGGGTGCTGGCCCTGTTTGAAAACCCGGAGGCTACCAGCATCGGTAAAGATGCTATGGAGCAGGGCGTTGCGTTAGCCGAGTTTTACGGAGCCGAGTCCTTCCGGCTGGTGGGCGGCTACCGCATCCCCCGACCCCTGGCCCTGGCAGCCGAGGTCTTGAACTGGCTGTTGGAGCACTGCAAAGCAAAGAACCGCCGGGTCTTCCACCTGGCCGAGGTCTACCGGCTGGGGCCGCCCGCCGTAAGGAGCGCACGAGCCGCCCGCGAGGTCATCCGCATCCTGGAAGAACACGGCTACCTGGCCCACCGTCCGAACATCGAGGTGGATGGCAAACCCCGCAAGGATGCCTGGGAGGTGAACCCCCATGCCCTTCCCCAAGTTTGA
- a CDS encoding cation-translocating P-type ATPase, whose product MSTTITPPIPARAPWQLLWSHEVKRGFLLSGITLLGLVGGYAAGHYELIGLQNALWALAFLAGGVPSAIKATRSLIQERKLDVDLLMVVAALGAASVGQAGDGAILLFLFSLSNALQSWAMNRTRRAIEALMTLHPEGANVLLPDGSEQWKPLDALSPGDILVVRPGERFAADGLVVDGYTDVDESALTGESVPVDKKPGDPVRSGTLNGHGVVRVRVERPASESTLAKLIKLVESAQASKSRTERFAERFEGPYTIAVLLSAPVVFAVAHFVFGLEAAQAWYRAMTFLVVASPCAVVIATPAAVLSAMAAGARAGALFKSGAALEALAKANIFVFDKTGTLTEGRMKLVQVVVLQGSEAEARALAAGIERYSEHPIAQAIAQSWDGPTPEVSKIQAVRGHGVVGVLADGTQVWVGNRRLLGSLGITLPPQVERRLQAMEQEGLTTAVLGSDHQPIALLGVADTARPEAAQAIAKLRRQGARVIMLTGDRKAVAEHIAAQVGISEVYAELLPEDKLERIKQLRQEGTVVMVGDGLNDAPALNAADVGVSMAAGSDVSLESADLVLMKNDLNRLVGAQQLARATARTVYFNLSFALGVIVVVGAFALAGQVPLPLGVVAHEGGTVFVVLVGLRLLAHRVGS is encoded by the coding sequence ATGAGTACAACCATCACACCTCCTATACCTGCTCGAGCCCCCTGGCAGTTGCTCTGGAGTCACGAAGTTAAACGCGGTTTTCTACTGTCCGGAATTACCCTGCTGGGATTGGTGGGGGGCTATGCCGCTGGACACTATGAGCTGATCGGGCTACAAAATGCCCTCTGGGCACTGGCCTTTTTAGCAGGCGGGGTTCCATCGGCCATCAAGGCTACCCGCAGCCTAATTCAAGAGCGCAAACTGGACGTAGATCTGCTGATGGTGGTCGCCGCCCTGGGGGCAGCCTCAGTAGGTCAGGCGGGGGATGGCGCCATCCTGCTTTTTTTGTTCAGCCTTTCCAATGCTCTACAAAGCTGGGCCATGAACCGTACCCGACGGGCCATCGAGGCCCTCATGACCCTGCACCCCGAAGGGGCCAATGTATTACTCCCCGACGGAAGCGAGCAGTGGAAGCCATTGGATGCTCTATCGCCCGGCGACATCCTGGTCGTACGCCCAGGCGAGCGTTTCGCCGCCGATGGCCTGGTGGTGGATGGGTACACCGACGTCGACGAAAGCGCCCTTACCGGCGAAAGCGTTCCGGTAGACAAAAAACCCGGTGATCCGGTAAGAAGCGGTACCCTCAACGGACACGGGGTGGTGCGGGTGCGGGTAGAGCGTCCGGCCAGTGAAAGCACCCTGGCTAAGCTAATCAAGCTGGTCGAAAGCGCCCAGGCCAGCAAAAGCCGTACGGAGCGCTTTGCCGAGCGTTTCGAAGGCCCCTATACCATTGCGGTGCTGTTGTCGGCTCCGGTAGTTTTTGCAGTGGCTCACTTTGTGTTTGGCCTCGAGGCTGCCCAGGCCTGGTACCGCGCCATGACTTTCCTGGTTGTAGCCAGCCCTTGTGCGGTGGTCATTGCCACGCCAGCCGCGGTGCTGTCGGCTATGGCTGCCGGCGCCCGGGCCGGGGCACTATTCAAAAGCGGAGCGGCTTTGGAAGCCCTGGCCAAAGCCAACATCTTTGTCTTTGATAAAACTGGCACCCTCACCGAAGGGCGCATGAAGCTGGTGCAGGTCGTCGTGCTGCAAGGTAGCGAGGCTGAGGCCCGAGCCCTGGCCGCCGGAATTGAGCGCTATAGCGAGCACCCCATCGCCCAGGCCATCGCTCAAAGCTGGGATGGCCCTACTCCAGAGGTTAGCAAGATACAGGCCGTGCGGGGCCATGGGGTGGTTGGGGTTCTGGCCGACGGAACGCAGGTCTGGGTAGGTAACCGTCGCCTATTGGGCAGCCTCGGGATAACCCTTCCACCTCAGGTAGAACGCCGGTTGCAGGCCATGGAGCAAGAGGGCCTAACTACTGCCGTGCTGGGAAGTGACCACCAACCCATCGCTTTGCTGGGTGTGGCCGATACTGCGCGCCCAGAAGCCGCTCAAGCCATCGCCAAGCTCCGGCGGCAGGGCGCGCGGGTCATCATGCTCACCGGCGACCGCAAGGCGGTAGCCGAGCACATCGCCGCACAGGTGGGCATTTCAGAGGTTTACGCCGAGCTGCTGCCCGAGGACAAGCTCGAGCGCATCAAGCAACTCCGCCAAGAGGGCACAGTGGTAATGGTGGGTGACGGCCTTAACGATGCCCCTGCCCTCAACGCCGCCGATGTAGGGGTCTCGATGGCTGCAGGCTCCGATGTCTCGCTCGAGAGCGCCGATTTAGTGCTCATGAAAAACGACCTCAATCGCCTGGTAGGGGCCCAGCAGCTAGCCCGCGCTACCGCCCGCACGGTGTACTTCAACCTGAGCTTTGCCCTTGGTGTAATCGTTGTGGTGGGTGCTTTTGCCCTGGCCGGTCAGGTACCCCTGCCGCTGGGAGTGGTTGCCCACGAAGGCGGTACGGTTTTTGTGGTGCTGGTTGGCCTGCGCCTTCTGGCACATCGGGTAGGAAGCTAG
- a CDS encoding acyl-CoA carboxylase subunit beta, whose protein sequence is MADNTRALMEELLAEMEERRKRIAAGGGPERIKKQHEAGKLTARERIEYLLDPDTFVELQPFAEHPESELMRGIQAPADGVVTGYGQIGGRTVFVFSQDFTVLGGSLGKTHGQKIARLMDMAAKVGAPIIGLNDSAGARIQEGVDSLSGYGEVFYRNAIYSGVVPQISAILGPCAGGAVYSPAITDFVLMSKGSSYMFITGPEVIKSVTREEVTFEQLGGSEIHTTRSGVAHLECEGDQGVLDTIKKLLVYLPQNAREKPPLRENNDPKQRKTPELLDMVHPDPRRPYNMHQIIETIVDEGVFLELHPQFARNIIVGFAHLGGQSVGIVANNPRFMAGALDINASDKAARFIRTCDSFNIPILTLVDVTGFLPGVAQEHQGIIRHGAKMLYAYAEATVPKITLITRKSYGGAYLAMNSRDMGADVVLAWPTGAVAVMGAEGAANIIYRKEIQSSPDPAATRQAKIAEYKKAFDNPYVAASRGYIDDVIDPAETRRLLIRHLEMLSGKQEQRPYKKHGNIPL, encoded by the coding sequence ATGGCAGACAACACGCGGGCTTTGATGGAAGAGCTTTTGGCCGAGATGGAGGAGCGGCGCAAACGTATCGCCGCCGGTGGAGGGCCAGAGCGAATCAAAAAACAGCATGAAGCGGGTAAGCTGACCGCCCGTGAGCGTATCGAATACCTGCTCGACCCGGACACTTTTGTTGAGCTACAGCCCTTCGCCGAGCACCCCGAAAGTGAGCTGATGCGCGGAATCCAGGCCCCTGCCGATGGGGTGGTTACCGGCTATGGTCAGATTGGAGGCCGCACGGTTTTCGTTTTTAGCCAGGACTTTACCGTGCTGGGCGGGAGTCTGGGCAAAACCCACGGGCAAAAAATCGCCCGCCTCATGGATATGGCCGCCAAGGTGGGCGCCCCCATCATCGGTCTCAACGACTCGGCAGGGGCACGCATCCAGGAGGGTGTAGACAGCCTCTCGGGCTATGGCGAGGTGTTCTACCGCAACGCCATCTACTCGGGCGTGGTACCGCAAATCTCGGCTATTCTCGGCCCCTGTGCCGGGGGGGCCGTATACAGCCCGGCCATCACCGACTTTGTACTGATGAGCAAGGGCAGTAGCTACATGTTCATCACCGGGCCGGAGGTGATCAAGAGTGTGACCCGCGAAGAGGTGACCTTCGAACAACTAGGAGGCTCGGAGATTCACACTACCAGGTCGGGCGTAGCCCACCTCGAGTGCGAGGGCGACCAGGGGGTGCTGGACACCATCAAAAAACTCCTGGTGTACCTGCCGCAAAACGCCAGAGAAAAACCCCCGCTACGGGAAAACAACGACCCCAAGCAGCGCAAAACCCCCGAGCTTCTGGATATGGTGCATCCCGACCCCCGCCGCCCCTACAACATGCACCAGATCATCGAGACCATCGTGGACGAAGGGGTGTTTTTGGAGCTGCACCCCCAGTTCGCCAGAAACATCATCGTGGGGTTTGCCCACCTGGGGGGTCAGAGTGTGGGGATTGTCGCCAACAACCCCCGCTTCATGGCCGGCGCGCTGGACATCAACGCCTCGGACAAGGCGGCCCGTTTTATTCGCACCTGCGATAGTTTCAATATTCCCATCCTGACCCTGGTGGACGTCACCGGCTTTCTGCCGGGGGTGGCCCAGGAACACCAGGGCATCATCCGCCATGGGGCCAAGATGCTCTACGCCTACGCCGAGGCTACCGTGCCCAAGATCACCCTGATTACCCGCAAGAGCTATGGCGGGGCTTACCTGGCCATGAACTCCCGCGACATGGGGGCCGATGTGGTGCTGGCCTGGCCCACCGGGGCGGTGGCGGTGATGGGGGCAGAGGGGGCCGCCAACATCATCTACCGCAAGGAAATCCAGTCCTCACCCGACCCCGCAGCGACACGACAGGCCAAAATTGCCGAGTACAAGAAAGCCTTCGACAACCCCTACGTGGCGGCCAGCCGGGGCTATATTGACGATGTGATTGACCCCGCCGAGACCCGCCGGCTCCTGATACGGCACCTCGAGATGCTCTCCGGTAAGCAAGAGCAGCGGCCCTACAAGAAGCACGGGAACATCCCGCTGTAG
- a CDS encoding DUF5693 family protein gives MGSLLRITVLLAAVLSLPALWPRMQAERPGPVVLIMDGEEVADQARFTGRTFLQVMQEYRALGVGGVALYEQSVRNWVSRGLLTYHPANTLQLVYPNAQIKPGWFYLTGPQALLEAMVARWNIPSEKVLIGTQTWLATPVNVDFFPAGYDRALARELKAQGFYIAARPFDHPYRTYDVELIPPEADVVVFAGLDVLGYKDNLETVAAGLEGKPIAWIEGTPQRGFAQLARTLPVKRLFSIRPEWQDKLTPAETADKFVLAARERGHQLLYLRPYRQPGDTQQFLTILKRDLERSGVPIGEPTARDFAPSPLRYVALLGIAAGLALLAIGLPPPFGIPVAVLLVLFALGVARGDAAPLLAAMVFPALGFLERQLSGLRLWLAAVLYSLAGVVFLAALGSTPQSVLGLDPFRGVSLTLVVPPLLVALSFLPTDYKPALNFLYNYQFKLGEVAIVLVGLAVVALAVLRRGNDAAPSIVPEWELQLRAFLQDVMVRPRFKEIFAHALAPMALLLPWPTWMRNALLVLVAVGMGSILNTFSHYHTPLSISFFRVLNGILIGLLLGLVGVWVFRRLREWWLR, from the coding sequence CTGGGTAGCCTTTTACGAATAACGGTACTGCTGGCGGCCGTGCTGAGCCTGCCTGCGCTCTGGCCCCGGATGCAGGCCGAGCGCCCTGGGCCGGTGGTGCTGATCATGGACGGCGAAGAAGTGGCCGATCAGGCCCGCTTTACCGGCAGAACCTTCCTGCAGGTGATGCAAGAGTACCGGGCTTTGGGGGTAGGGGGGGTGGCGCTCTACGAGCAGTCGGTGCGCAACTGGGTGAGCCGGGGGCTTCTGACCTACCACCCGGCCAACACGCTGCAACTGGTCTATCCCAATGCCCAGATCAAGCCAGGATGGTTTTACCTGACCGGCCCCCAGGCACTCCTGGAGGCTATGGTGGCCCGCTGGAACATTCCCAGCGAGAAAGTTTTGATCGGAACCCAGACCTGGCTGGCCACCCCGGTTAACGTAGACTTTTTCCCCGCGGGCTACGACCGGGCCCTGGCCCGCGAACTCAAGGCCCAGGGCTTTTACATCGCGGCCCGGCCCTTCGACCACCCCTACCGCACGTACGATGTAGAACTGATTCCCCCCGAGGCCGATGTGGTGGTGTTTGCGGGGCTGGATGTGCTGGGGTACAAGGACAACCTCGAGACCGTCGCAGCCGGTCTGGAGGGCAAACCGATCGCCTGGATCGAGGGTACCCCCCAGCGGGGCTTTGCCCAGCTCGCCCGAACCCTGCCGGTCAAGCGGCTTTTTAGCATCCGCCCGGAATGGCAGGACAAGCTCACCCCTGCCGAGACCGCCGACAAGTTCGTGCTGGCGGCCCGCGAGCGCGGCCACCAGTTGCTCTACCTGCGGCCCTACCGGCAGCCTGGCGACACCCAGCAATTCCTGACCATCCTAAAGCGCGACCTGGAGCGTTCGGGCGTTCCTATCGGCGAGCCCACGGCCCGCGACTTTGCCCCTTCGCCGCTGCGCTATGTGGCCCTGCTGGGCATCGCGGCGGGGTTGGCGCTGCTAGCCATTGGGCTGCCGCCGCCCTTTGGCATTCCGGTAGCCGTGCTGCTGGTGCTCTTTGCCCTGGGGGTGGCCCGCGGGGATGCGGCGCCCTTGCTGGCGGCGATGGTGTTCCCGGCCCTGGGTTTTCTCGAGCGCCAACTGTCCGGTTTGCGCCTGTGGCTGGCCGCGGTTCTCTACTCGCTGGCCGGGGTGGTCTTTCTGGCTGCGCTGGGCAGCACCCCCCAGAGCGTGCTGGGCCTGGATCCTTTCCGGGGGGTATCGCTTACGCTGGTGGTGCCGCCCCTCTTGGTGGCCCTCTCGTTCTTGCCCACCGACTACAAGCCGGCCCTCAACTTCTTATATAACTATCAGTTCAAACTTGGCGAGGTCGCGATCGTCCTGGTGGGGCTGGCGGTGGTGGCCCTGGCCGTCTTGCGGCGCGGCAACGACGCTGCCCCCTCCATCGTGCCGGAATGGGAATTGCAGCTCAGGGCCTTTTTGCAGGACGTAATGGTACGCCCTCGTTTCAAAGAGATTTTTGCCCATGCCCTGGCCCCCATGGCCCTGCTGCTGCCCTGGCCGACCTGGATGAGGAATGCGTTGCTGGTGCTGGTGGCGGTGGGTATGGGTTCCATACTGAACACTTTTTCCCACTACCATACCCCTTTGAGCATCTCTTTTTTCCGGGTGTTGAATGGAATTCTCATCGGCCTGTTGCTGGGCCTGGTGGGGGTCTGGGTCTTCCGCCGCCTGCGCGAATGGTGGCTCAGGTAG
- a CDS encoding IS5 family transposase, which produces MNRRAYPSDVRDEEWALVLPYLTLAPLEAPQRKYDLREVFNALRWMVRTGAQWDYLPHDFPPPHIVQAQAYRWMNRGVFEDLVHDLRMTLRMLQGKAAHPSAAIYDARTLQSTPQSGERAGYDGYKRRKGSKVHLAVDTLGHLLALVVTAASEQERAQVGALSQQVQEVTGEQVEVAFVDQGYTGEEAAQAAEAEGIALCVVKVEGAKRGFVLLPKRWVVERSFAWTSRFRRLARDYERLAETLRGWHWLAFSILMTAKTVELLRTAS; this is translated from the coding sequence ATGAACCGCCGTGCTTACCCATCGGACGTCCGTGATGAGGAATGGGCTCTGGTGCTGCCCTATTTGACCCTCGCCCCGCTGGAAGCACCCCAGCGCAAGTACGACCTGCGCGAAGTGTTCAACGCCCTGCGCTGGATGGTTCGAACCGGTGCTCAGTGGGACTACCTGCCCCACGACTTCCCACCCCCCCATATCGTTCAGGCGCAAGCCTACCGCTGGATGAACCGGGGGGTCTTCGAAGACCTGGTACACGACCTGCGCATGACCCTGCGAATGCTCCAGGGCAAAGCCGCCCATCCCAGCGCTGCCATCTACGATGCTCGCACCCTACAGTCCACCCCGCAAAGTGGGGAGCGGGCCGGATACGATGGGTACAAACGACGCAAGGGAAGCAAAGTTCACCTGGCGGTAGATACCCTGGGGCATCTGCTGGCCCTGGTAGTAACGGCGGCCAGTGAACAGGAACGGGCCCAGGTGGGAGCCCTCAGTCAACAGGTGCAGGAAGTGACGGGGGAGCAGGTGGAAGTGGCCTTTGTGGATCAGGGTTACACTGGGGAGGAAGCGGCACAAGCGGCAGAGGCGGAAGGCATCGCCCTGTGTGTGGTCAAGGTGGAAGGGGCCAAACGAGGATTCGTGCTGCTGCCGAAGCGTTGGGTGGTGGAACGTTCGTTTGCCTGGACATCCCGGTTTCGCAGGCTGGCGCGAGACTATGAGCGGCTGGCTGAGACCTTGCGAGGTTGGCACTGGTTGGCTTTTTCGATTCTGATGACAGCGAAAACTGTGGAGCTTTTACGAACAGCTAGTTAG